The proteins below are encoded in one region of Caulobacter henricii:
- a CDS encoding winged helix-turn-helix domain-containing protein, translating into MVEKLSAATARRMALAAQGFGKARPAAPGRRHVLSTIETLGLIQIDSVNVLSRSHYLPLFSRLGDYPRAHLEDLAWGRKPILAEYWGHEASLMPHDLHPLLRWRMADARAGVGVWKGVARFLDSHPDLIAKALGEIRQRGPLSAGELDIGAKKGPGGWWGWSEAKRAVECLFWAGELTTATRRTGFERVYGTPEQVLPAPVLNTPTPSREDAQRALIARAARATGVASERDLRDYFRMGPAESRARIAELVEDGGLIPAQVEGWDQTAYVAAGTARPRRIEARALLSPFDNLIWFRERTERLFNARIRLEIYTPAHLRTHGYYVLPFLQGETLTARVDLKADRKAGALRVQATHAEPSADDQTAWALAQELQLMARWLGLTDVVVVEKGDLSGRLSEALRS; encoded by the coding sequence ATGGTCGAAAAACTCTCCGCCGCCACGGCGCGGCGCATGGCCCTGGCGGCTCAGGGATTTGGCAAGGCGCGCCCGGCCGCGCCCGGACGGCGGCATGTTCTGTCGACGATCGAGACCCTGGGCCTGATCCAGATCGACTCGGTCAATGTGCTGTCGCGCTCGCACTATCTGCCGCTGTTCTCGCGCCTGGGGGACTATCCGCGGGCGCATCTGGAAGACCTAGCCTGGGGCCGGAAACCCATCCTGGCGGAATACTGGGGCCACGAGGCCTCGCTGATGCCGCATGACCTGCATCCCCTGCTGCGCTGGCGGATGGCCGACGCCCGGGCCGGGGTCGGGGTCTGGAAGGGGGTTGCCCGCTTCCTTGACAGCCACCCGGACCTGATCGCCAAGGCACTGGGGGAAATCCGGCAGCGGGGCCCCCTGTCGGCGGGCGAACTGGACATCGGCGCGAAGAAGGGGCCCGGCGGCTGGTGGGGCTGGAGCGAGGCCAAGCGCGCTGTCGAATGCCTGTTCTGGGCCGGCGAACTGACCACCGCCACGCGTCGTACGGGCTTTGAGCGGGTCTATGGCACGCCGGAGCAGGTGCTGCCCGCCCCGGTGCTGAATACACCGACGCCCAGCCGCGAGGACGCCCAGCGCGCCCTGATCGCCCGCGCCGCCCGGGCCACGGGCGTGGCTAGCGAGCGCGACCTGCGCGACTATTTCCGCATGGGCCCCGCCGAGAGCCGGGCCCGCATCGCCGAGCTGGTCGAGGATGGCGGCCTGATTCCGGCGCAGGTCGAGGGCTGGGACCAGACGGCCTATGTCGCTGCCGGCACCGCACGACCCCGCAGGATCGAGGCCCGCGCCCTGCTCTCGCCGTTCGACAACCTGATCTGGTTTCGCGAGCGCACCGAGCGGCTGTTCAACGCCCGTATCCGGCTGGAGATCTACACCCCCGCCCACCTGCGCACCCACGGCTATTATGTTCTGCCGTTTCTGCAGGGCGAGACCCTGACCGCACGGGTCGATCTGAAGGCCGACCGCAAGGCCGGGGCCCTGCGGGTCCAGGCGACCCATGCCGAGCCCTCGGCCGACGATCAGACGGCCTGGGCCCTGGCGCAGGAGCTGCAGCTGATGGCGCGGTGGCTGGGCCTGACGGACGTCGTCGTGGTCGAGAAAGGTGACCTGTCCGGACGACTCAGTGAGGCCTTGCGGTCCTGA
- a CDS encoding aldose 1-epimerase encodes MIAVEKGAARLELLPDTAGAVRRFSVAGRDILLVAPEGANDALQTAHFPLVPFCNRIPKGRFTFDGREVVLPPNLGDHPHALHGQGWRGAWTVDPAAAGQAVLSYDHTPGDWPWAYRAEQRFVLGEASLRITLSVTNKGDQPMPAGLGFHPYFPLRPGERLKAAVDGVWLIDPDVLPTVHHQGAWGPDWVSGAGVAGHPDLIDHCYTGWDQRAELSAPGLPTTTITASADCRWLHVYVPPGQDFYCVEPCASRPNPFGKGETGMVTLAPGQTRSVRMEIATGSD; translated from the coding sequence ATGATCGCCGTCGAAAAGGGCGCAGCGCGCCTCGAGCTCCTTCCCGATACCGCCGGTGCCGTGCGGCGCTTCAGCGTGGCGGGGCGGGACATCCTACTGGTTGCCCCGGAGGGCGCGAACGATGCCCTGCAGACGGCGCACTTCCCGCTCGTGCCGTTCTGCAACCGCATTCCCAAGGGCCGGTTCACCTTCGACGGGCGCGAGGTGGTCTTGCCGCCCAATCTTGGCGACCATCCTCACGCCCTGCACGGCCAGGGCTGGCGTGGAGCCTGGACGGTCGACCCGGCCGCAGCCGGCCAGGCGGTGCTGTCCTATGATCACACACCCGGCGACTGGCCCTGGGCCTATCGCGCGGAGCAGCGGTTCGTACTGGGGGAGGCGAGCCTGCGGATTACGCTGTCGGTGACCAACAAGGGCGATCAGCCCATGCCCGCCGGCCTGGGCTTTCATCCCTATTTCCCTCTGCGTCCGGGCGAGCGGCTGAAGGCGGCTGTCGATGGCGTTTGGCTGATCGATCCGGACGTACTGCCAACCGTGCATCACCAGGGTGCCTGGGGGCCTGATTGGGTCAGCGGCGCGGGGGTCGCAGGCCATCCCGATCTGATTGACCATTGCTACACCGGCTGGGACCAGCGAGCCGAACTGAGTGCGCCCGGCCTGCCGACCACCACGATCACCGCGTCTGCAGACTGCCGCTGGCTGCACGTCTATGTCCCACCGGGTCAGGACTTCTACTGCGTTGAGCCCTGTGCCAGCCGGCCCAATCCGTTCGGTAAGGGTGAGACCGGGATGGTGACGCTGGCACCGGGCCAGACTCGCTCTGTGAGGATGGAAATCGCGACCGGTTCGGATTGA
- a CDS encoding YdeI/OmpD-associated family protein translates to MSGFPQGTVHEAGEDLQASIQADPSLFARWEGLSPLGRNEFICWVEDAKKPATRQRRIERTREELLEGKSRPCCWAGCIHRTDKAPSPWQQAVLIERKAKPRPQGDG, encoded by the coding sequence GTGAGTGGATTCCCCCAAGGCACGGTCCACGAGGCAGGGGAGGATCTCCAGGCTTCGATCCAGGCCGATCCTTCCCTCTTCGCGCGGTGGGAAGGCCTGTCGCCGCTGGGGCGCAACGAATTCATCTGCTGGGTCGAGGACGCCAAGAAGCCGGCAACCCGCCAGCGCCGGATTGAACGTACCCGGGAGGAGCTCCTCGAAGGCAAGAGCCGACCGTGCTGCTGGGCGGGCTGTATTCACCGCACGGACAAGGCCCCGAGCCCCTGGCAACAGGCCGTTCTGATCGAACGGAAGGCGAAGCCCAGACCCCAGGGCGATGGTTAG
- a CDS encoding lytic murein transglycosylase has product MDRRFFLVLLLAGCADTSPQGPLTPLISALPTPAPATPGSAPSPATATPVPAGELSFDTWLADFMVRAEAAGLTRLLLERELGGVTPDPRVISLDGRQPEFSKPVGDYIKGVISDDRVAVGRRKREELTFLPSVESRYGVPRDVLLAVWAMESAFGKIQGDFDVVRSMVSLAADGRRRGWAEGELIAALQIIDSGEVPRARLKGSWAGAMGQTQFLPSNYRSTAVDADNDGKRDIWGSDADSLASAANLLAKGGWKPGVGWAREVILPAGFDYGLSEGPREVPSWWEAKGVRRADGLPWTAADAASPAGLILPAGASGPAFLALPNHFAIRKYNNSTSYALGIGLLADRFAGGGPLVAAWPVEQPLSLSDRMAAQIALARLGFDPGAPDGVIGAGSRKALRAWQQSRQLPADGYLSMDMVQRLKAQAGLS; this is encoded by the coding sequence ATGGATCGTCGCTTTTTTCTCGTTCTCCTGCTGGCTGGCTGCGCGGATACCTCACCTCAGGGTCCGCTGACACCGCTGATTTCGGCCCTGCCCACCCCTGCGCCCGCAACGCCGGGAAGCGCGCCGTCGCCCGCGACCGCCACGCCCGTCCCGGCCGGTGAATTGAGCTTTGACACCTGGCTGGCCGATTTCATGGTCCGCGCCGAAGCCGCCGGCCTGACCCGGCTGCTGCTGGAGCGCGAACTGGGCGGTGTGACGCCCGACCCCCGGGTGATCAGCCTGGATGGCCGCCAGCCGGAATTCTCCAAGCCGGTCGGCGACTATATCAAGGGCGTGATCAGCGATGACCGCGTCGCCGTCGGGCGCCGCAAGCGTGAAGAGCTGACCTTCCTGCCCAGCGTCGAGAGCCGCTATGGCGTGCCGCGCGACGTCCTGCTGGCCGTCTGGGCAATGGAATCGGCCTTCGGCAAGATCCAGGGCGATTTCGACGTCGTCCGCTCGATGGTCAGCCTAGCCGCCGACGGCCGCCGACGTGGCTGGGCCGAGGGTGAACTGATCGCGGCGCTGCAGATCATAGATTCGGGCGAGGTCCCTCGCGCCCGGCTGAAGGGCTCGTGGGCCGGGGCCATGGGCCAGACCCAGTTCCTGCCAAGCAACTATCGCTCCACCGCCGTCGACGCCGACAATGACGGCAAGCGTGACATCTGGGGCTCGGACGCCGATTCCCTGGCCTCGGCGGCCAATCTGCTGGCCAAGGGCGGGTGGAAGCCCGGCGTCGGCTGGGCCAGGGAGGTGATCCTGCCGGCCGGCTTCGACTATGGCCTGTCGGAAGGCCCGCGCGAGGTCCCGTCCTGGTGGGAGGCCAAGGGCGTCCGCCGCGCTGACGGCCTGCCCTGGACCGCCGCTGACGCCGCCTCGCCCGCCGGCCTGATCCTGCCGGCCGGGGCTTCTGGCCCGGCCTTCCTGGCCCTGCCCAACCATTTCGCGATCCGGAAATACAATAACTCGACCTCCTATGCCCTGGGCATCGGCCTGCTGGCCGACCGCTTCGCCGGCGGCGGCCCCCTGGTCGCGGCTTGGCCGGTCGAGCAGCCCCTGTCGCTGTCGGACCGCATGGCCGCCCAGATCGCCCTCGCACGCCTGGGCTTCGACCCCGGTGCGCCCGACGGCGTGATCGGCGCCGGCAGCCGCAAGGCCCTGCGCGCCTGGCAGCAGAGCCGCCAGTTGCCCGCCGACGGCTATCTGTCGATGGACATGGTCCAGCGGCTCAAGGCCCAGGCAGGGCTGAGCTGA
- the ykgO gene encoding type B 50S ribosomal protein L36 produces the protein MKVRSSLKSLKSRHRDCKMVRRKGVIYIINKTDPRFKAKQG, from the coding sequence ATGAAGGTTCGTAGCTCGCTGAAGTCGCTGAAGTCGCGTCACCGCGACTGCAAGATGGTTCGCCGCAAGGGCGTCATCTACATCATCAACAAGACCGACCCGCGCTTCAAAGCCAAGCAGGGCTGA
- a CDS encoding HAD family hydrolase: MMFAGPPRALLWDVGNVVVRWNPRTLFAKIFKEPAELDGFLSHVCTMEWHGETDRGLSFADNIARLSALHPHYTGQIAAWWDRWPEMFSGCIAETEAVIEDLATRGVPQFGLTNMSSEAWPGVQAMSPVFRHFQDVVVSAEEGVIKPEPRIYEIALQRTGLRPDDLLFVDDSAANINAAAALGFHTHLFRDPADLRPMIQAHGLL; this comes from the coding sequence ATGATGTTTGCCGGTCCTCCCAGGGCGCTGCTCTGGGACGTCGGCAATGTCGTCGTGCGCTGGAATCCGCGCACGCTCTTCGCGAAGATTTTCAAGGAACCCGCCGAACTCGACGGGTTCCTTTCGCATGTCTGCACCATGGAGTGGCATGGCGAGACAGACCGGGGCCTTTCGTTCGCCGACAATATTGCCCGGCTGAGTGCCCTGCATCCACACTATACCGGCCAGATCGCCGCCTGGTGGGATCGCTGGCCCGAGATGTTTTCCGGCTGTATCGCTGAGACTGAAGCCGTCATCGAGGACCTGGCCACGCGCGGTGTCCCGCAGTTCGGGCTCACCAACATGTCCAGCGAGGCCTGGCCCGGCGTCCAGGCGATGAGTCCGGTGTTCCGGCACTTCCAGGACGTGGTGGTCTCGGCCGAGGAGGGCGTGATCAAGCCCGAACCTCGCATCTATGAGATCGCGCTACAGCGGACCGGACTGAGGCCGGACGATCTGCTGTTCGTCGATGACAGTGCCGCAAACATCAATGCCGCCGCGGCTTTGGGCTTTCACACCCACCTGTTCCGGGATCCGGCGGACCTGCGGCCGATGATTCAGGCGCACGGGCTGTTGTGA
- a CDS encoding DUF2312 domain-containing protein, translating to MADDAAHADVLNSTAQGQLKSIIERIERLEVEKAEISEQIKEVYNEAKGNGFDVKILRKVVRILKQDRAKRQEEDAILDLYLSAVGAI from the coding sequence ATGGCCGACGACGCCGCCCACGCCGACGTTCTGAACTCCACCGCCCAAGGCCAGCTGAAGAGCATCATCGAGCGCATTGAACGCCTCGAGGTCGAGAAGGCCGAGATCTCCGAGCAGATCAAGGAAGTCTATAACGAGGCCAAGGGAAATGGCTTCGACGTCAAGATCCTGCGCAAGGTGGTCCGCATTCTCAAGCAGGACCGCGCCAAGCGCCAGGAAGAGGACGCCATCCTCGACCTCTATCTGTCGGCCGTGGGCGCGATCTGA
- a CDS encoding sigma-54-dependent transcriptional regulator, whose amino-acid sequence MSKTVLVVDDDPTQRRLIQAVLERDGFAVAHAESGDAAMNHLGSGAAADVVLLDLVMPGLNGHDTLKEMRSRGHAQPVIVLTASGGVDTVVRAMQAGATDFFIKPASPERITVSIRNALSMGDLKGEVERLTKRTAGRTTFADLIGTSPAMTLVKRMGERAAKSAIPILITGESGVGKELIARAVHGSSDRAGKPFVAVNCGAIPENLVESILFGHEKGSFTGATDKHLGKFKEADGGTLFLDEVGELPLDMQVKLLRALQEGEIDPIGSKRSQKVDVRIVSATNRDVAQAVAQGRFREDLYYRLNVFPIEAPSLRERREDVPALVETFIRRFNVEEGKRVIGAAPETLALLTAFDWPGNVRQLENTVYRAIVLADAPYLQPYDFPAISGLQAPIEAAPPATGGGPDLPSVLQATHAAMASAPGDAPVRILDDRGHLRTLEEIERDLIQHAIDVYAGHMSEVARRLGIGRSTLYRKVREQGIDVDMKEAG is encoded by the coding sequence ATGTCCAAGACGGTTCTCGTCGTCGATGACGATCCGACTCAGCGTCGCCTGATCCAGGCCGTTCTGGAGCGCGACGGATTCGCGGTCGCGCACGCCGAGAGCGGTGATGCGGCCATGAACCATCTGGGCTCCGGCGCGGCCGCCGATGTGGTGCTGCTGGACCTGGTCATGCCGGGCCTGAACGGCCACGACACCCTCAAGGAAATGCGGTCTCGCGGCCATGCCCAGCCCGTCATCGTCCTGACAGCGTCAGGCGGCGTCGACACCGTGGTCAGAGCCATGCAGGCCGGCGCCACCGACTTCTTCATCAAGCCGGCCTCGCCGGAGCGGATCACCGTCTCGATCCGCAACGCCCTGTCGATGGGCGACCTGAAGGGCGAGGTCGAGCGCCTGACCAAGCGCACGGCCGGCCGCACCACCTTTGCCGACCTGATCGGAACCTCGCCCGCCATGACCCTGGTCAAGCGGATGGGCGAACGCGCCGCCAAGAGCGCCATCCCGATCCTGATCACCGGCGAAAGCGGGGTCGGCAAGGAACTGATCGCCCGGGCCGTGCACGGCTCGTCCGACCGCGCCGGCAAGCCCTTCGTGGCCGTCAACTGCGGTGCGATCCCTGAGAACCTCGTCGAGTCGATCCTGTTCGGCCACGAGAAGGGCTCCTTCACCGGGGCCACCGACAAGCATCTGGGCAAGTTCAAGGAGGCCGATGGCGGCACCCTGTTCCTCGACGAGGTCGGCGAACTGCCGCTCGACATGCAGGTCAAGCTGCTGCGCGCCCTGCAGGAAGGCGAGATCGATCCGATCGGCTCCAAGCGCTCGCAGAAGGTCGATGTGCGCATCGTCTCGGCGACCAATCGCGACGTGGCCCAGGCCGTGGCCCAGGGCCGGTTCCGCGAGGACCTCTACTATCGCCTGAACGTCTTCCCGATCGAGGCGCCGTCCCTGCGCGAACGCCGCGAGGACGTGCCGGCCCTGGTCGAAACCTTCATCCGCCGCTTCAATGTCGAAGAGGGCAAGCGGGTGATCGGGGCCGCGCCCGAGACCCTGGCCCTGCTGACCGCGTTCGACTGGCCGGGCAATGTCCGCCAGCTGGAAAACACCGTCTATCGCGCCATCGTCCTGGCCGACGCGCCCTATCTGCAGCCCTATGACTTCCCGGCGATCTCGGGCCTGCAGGCTCCGATCGAGGCTGCGCCTCCGGCGACGGGTGGCGGGCCGGACCTGCCGTCCGTGTTGCAGGCGACCCATGCCGCCATGGCCAGCGCCCCGGGCGATGCGCCGGTGCGCATCCTCGACGATCGCGGCCACCTGCGGACTCTGGAAGAAATCGAACGCGACCTTATTCAGCACGCGATCGACGTCTATGCCGGCCATATGAGCGAAGTGGCCCGCCGCCTGGGGATCGGTCGCTCTACCCTCTATCGCAAGGTGCGAGAGCAGGGCATCGACGTCGACATGAAGGAAGCTGGCTGA
- a CDS encoding alpha/beta hydrolase encodes MKLAAIAMGLWLSAGAVQAQTPTPTPRLETYKTVGDQTLKAHVFAATNQASGRRAAVLLFHGGGWTDGEAEWTYGRARMLAALGLVAIPIEYRLTREGVSPLDALADTCDAFAWTRAQAKRLGVDPRRVAGYGISAGGQLTAAAGLGACPGKRRGPDLMLLLSPALDVAEDGWFRKLMAGKDPAPVSPLALADRRGPPTAIVQGEADTLTPLKSAEAFCERRKTAGGVCEIHRYPGLGHLLTRNIGNQESNFDIDPQASRDGFAKLEAFLVARGYAHRP; translated from the coding sequence ATGAAACTCGCCGCCATCGCCATGGGTCTCTGGCTGTCGGCCGGTGCCGTTCAGGCCCAGACGCCAACGCCCACGCCCCGCCTCGAGACCTACAAGACCGTCGGCGACCAGACCCTGAAGGCCCACGTGTTCGCGGCGACGAACCAGGCTTCGGGCCGGCGGGCTGCGGTGCTGCTGTTCCATGGTGGCGGCTGGACCGATGGCGAGGCCGAATGGACCTATGGCCGGGCGCGCATGCTGGCCGCGCTGGGCCTGGTGGCGATCCCCATCGAATACCGGCTGACCCGCGAGGGCGTGTCGCCGCTGGACGCCCTGGCCGACACCTGTGACGCCTTTGCCTGGACCCGGGCCCAGGCCAAGCGTCTTGGCGTCGATCCCAGACGGGTGGCCGGCTACGGCATCAGCGCCGGCGGGCAGCTGACCGCGGCGGCCGGCCTGGGTGCCTGCCCCGGCAAGAGGCGCGGACCGGACCTGATGCTGCTCTTGTCGCCGGCCCTGGACGTCGCCGAGGACGGCTGGTTCAGGAAGCTGATGGCCGGCAAGGATCCGGCCCCGGTCTCACCACTGGCCCTGGCAGACCGCCGCGGACCGCCCACAGCCATTGTCCAGGGCGAAGCCGACACCCTGACTCCGCTGAAGAGCGCGGAGGCGTTCTGCGAACGGCGCAAGACGGCCGGCGGCGTCTGTGAGATCCATCGCTATCCCGGCCTGGGCCACCTGCTGACTCGAAACATCGGCAACCAGGAAAGCAATTTCGACATCGATCCGCAGGCCAGCCGGGACGGCTTCGCCAAGCTCGAGGCCTTCCTGGTGGCTCGGGGCTACGCCCACCGGCCGTGA
- a CDS encoding glycosyltransferase family 4 protein, translating to MRILLATDAWEPQVNGVVRTLTRVVDELRAMGHEVDVVSPDQFPTFPLPTYPEIKLAIGAYEPVQDRFKSFEPEAIHIATEGPIGLAARRICLEWKLPFTTSYHTKFPEYVSARLPLPLAAGYTYMRWFHKPSGRLMVATPTMRDELAKHGFRNLSPWSRGVDTDIFKPRLPDEPDLFEGLPRPIFLNVGRVAVEKNIEAFACLDLPGTKVVIGDGPQREELAEKYPEVKFLGAKFGTELGRYFGCADVFCFPSLTDTFGLVILEAMAAGVPVAAFSAPGPIDIIPGSNAGALAPGQTDGLKDACLACLDLDRTVVRKFAEGFSWRACAEEFYRNLQPYPEPEKTRFWRRLRRLARLRGRTAA from the coding sequence ATGCGGATTCTTCTCGCCACAGACGCCTGGGAACCTCAAGTCAATGGCGTGGTTCGCACCCTCACCCGGGTGGTCGACGAACTGCGCGCCATGGGCCACGAGGTTGACGTTGTCAGCCCTGACCAGTTCCCGACCTTCCCGCTGCCGACCTATCCGGAAATCAAGCTGGCCATCGGGGCCTATGAGCCGGTGCAGGACCGCTTCAAGTCGTTCGAGCCCGAGGCGATCCACATCGCCACAGAGGGGCCGATCGGCCTGGCCGCCCGCCGGATCTGCCTGGAATGGAAGCTGCCGTTCACGACCAGCTACCACACCAAGTTCCCGGAATATGTCTCGGCCCGCCTGCCGCTGCCCCTGGCCGCCGGCTACACCTATATGCGCTGGTTCCACAAACCCTCAGGGCGTTTGATGGTGGCCACCCCGACCATGCGCGACGAGCTGGCCAAGCACGGGTTCCGCAACCTGTCGCCCTGGTCGCGGGGCGTCGACACCGATATCTTCAAGCCGCGCCTGCCGGATGAGCCGGACCTGTTTGAAGGTCTGCCGCGCCCGATCTTCCTCAATGTCGGCCGCGTCGCGGTCGAGAAGAACATCGAGGCCTTTGCCTGCCTGGACCTGCCCGGCACCAAGGTGGTGATCGGCGACGGCCCGCAGCGCGAGGAACTGGCCGAGAAATATCCCGAGGTGAAGTTCCTCGGGGCCAAGTTCGGCACCGAGCTCGGACGCTATTTCGGTTGCGCCGACGTCTTCTGCTTCCCGTCCCTGACCGACACCTTCGGCCTGGTGATCCTCGAGGCCATGGCCGCCGGCGTCCCCGTGGCCGCCTTCTCGGCCCCCGGCCCGATCGACATCATCCCGGGCTCCAATGCCGGGGCCCTGGCGCCCGGCCAGACCGACGGCCTCAAGGACGCCTGCCTGGCCTGTCTGGATCTCGACCGCACGGTGGTGCGCAAGTTCGCTGAAGGCTTCTCCTGGCGCGCCTGCGCCGAGGAGTTCTACCGCAACCTGCAGCCCTATCCCGAGCCGGAAAAGACCCGCTTCTGGCGGCGTCTGCGCCGGCTGGCACGGCTGCGCGGCCGTACGGCGGCCTGA
- a CDS encoding UDP-2,3-diacylglucosamine diphosphatase codes for MSAESAVRHYRSIFISDLHLGTRGCQAELLLDFIRHVECERLYLVGDIIDGWKLRSGWHWPQSHNDVIQKILRLARKGTEVIYVPGNHDDRIRDFCGTHFGGVVVARDVIHEAADGKRYLVVHGDEFDGVVQQARWLAFLGDWSYRTILMLNTLLNRARRRLGFGYWSLSAYLKVKVKNALHFIENFESAVAEEARRRGVDGVICGHIHKAEMRDIDGITYVNDGDWVESCTALVEHADGQLEILEWAKLRSWSVIDRKRAPALDEPLPEPAAA; via the coding sequence ATGAGCGCCGAATCCGCCGTCCGGCACTATCGCAGCATCTTCATCAGTGACCTGCACCTGGGCACCCGCGGCTGCCAGGCCGAACTGTTGCTGGACTTCATCCGTCATGTGGAGTGCGAGCGCCTCTACTTGGTGGGCGACATCATCGACGGCTGGAAGCTGCGCAGCGGCTGGCACTGGCCGCAGTCCCACAATGACGTGATCCAGAAGATCCTCCGCCTGGCCCGCAAGGGCACCGAGGTCATCTATGTCCCCGGCAACCACGACGACCGCATCCGGGACTTCTGCGGCACCCATTTCGGCGGGGTGGTGGTGGCCCGCGACGTGATCCACGAGGCGGCCGACGGCAAGCGCTATCTGGTGGTCCATGGCGACGAGTTCGACGGGGTCGTGCAGCAGGCCAGATGGCTCGCCTTCCTCGGCGATTGGTCCTATAGAACCATCCTGATGCTGAATACCTTGCTGAACCGCGCGCGGCGACGCCTGGGCTTCGGCTACTGGAGTCTCTCGGCCTATCTGAAGGTCAAGGTGAAGAACGCTTTGCATTTCATTGAGAACTTCGAAAGCGCCGTGGCCGAGGAAGCACGACGTCGCGGTGTCGACGGCGTGATCTGCGGCCATATCCACAAGGCCGAGATGCGCGACATCGACGGAATCACCTATGTCAATGATGGTGACTGGGTGGAGAGCTGCACCGCCCTCGTCGAACATGCCGACGGTCAACTTGAAATCCTCGAATGGGCCAAGCTGCGCTCGTGGTCGGTGATCGATCGCAAACGCGCCCCGGCCCTTGACGAGCCCCTGCCGGAGCCTGCCGCCGCCTGA
- a CDS encoding TetR/AcrR family transcriptional regulator, producing the protein MDAARLAKDTPKSLKTRARILDCAMQLIARIGYHAATNPVIAETAGLTRGAMLYHFPTREALVEAAVAHVQAERSALFQAAADTLPPGSDVTEHAIDSYWDLLQSVPFMAFAELEAAGRTDPAIQALLAPAQAEFDRAQAGDHFLKILHAGAGPRFQASRDLARFMLEGLARSTLTYDRDGRKERLLAVIKRATHMLNRKGDVQDLWPD; encoded by the coding sequence ATGGACGCTGCCCGCCTTGCCAAGGACACCCCGAAATCATTGAAGACGCGGGCGCGGATTCTTGATTGCGCCATGCAGCTGATCGCCCGGATCGGCTATCACGCCGCCACCAATCCGGTGATCGCCGAGACGGCGGGCCTGACGCGCGGGGCGATGCTCTATCACTTCCCGACCCGCGAAGCCCTGGTCGAGGCCGCCGTGGCCCATGTCCAGGCCGAGCGCTCGGCCCTGTTCCAGGCCGCCGCCGACACCCTGCCGCCGGGCTCGGACGTCACCGAGCATGCCATCGACTCCTACTGGGACCTGCTGCAGAGCGTGCCCTTCATGGCCTTCGCGGAGCTGGAGGCGGCCGGTCGCACCGATCCGGCCATCCAGGCCCTGTTGGCCCCGGCCCAGGCCGAGTTCGACCGCGCCCAGGCCGGCGACCATTTCCTGAAGATCCTGCATGCCGGGGCCGGTCCCCGCTTCCAGGCCAGCCGCGACCTTGCCCGCTTCATGCTGGAGGGCCTGGCCCGCTCGACCCTGACCTATGACCGCGACGGCCGGAAGGAACGCCTTCTGGCCGTGATCAAGCGCGCCACCCACATGTTGAACCGCAAGGGCGACGTGCAGGATCTTTGGCCGGACTAG